A single window of Silurus meridionalis isolate SWU-2019-XX chromosome 11, ASM1480568v1, whole genome shotgun sequence DNA harbors:
- the ska2 gene encoding spindle and kinetochore-associated protein 2, producing METAVDKLEAMFQKAEADIEYVEKRLKFDFMTSARENGAAEGNPVQLLESLASIKARHAALCAQMEEIAAEQKRSMDSIRSHLNTTVKLVEELQNTTDMQVPPLTQEEQEARDSLCSSVTALSIQMPSEAQTLQESDLKEQRREVKDVEFDAVPRSVRGNIKLSDLNTLYTQLTEHFSDNRAPLSLQKMKKLNMKVSEAAIKTLQHLGLVELNKKDCISLTSSH from the exons ATGGAGACAGCGGTTGATAAGCTGGAGGCGATG TTCCAGAAGGCGGAGGCAGATATCGAGTATGTGGAGAAACGTCTGAAGTTCGATTTCATGACGAGTGCTCGGGAGAACGGCGCTGCTGAG gggaaCCCAGTTCAGCTGCTGGAGAGTCTGGCCTCCATTAAGGCTCGTCACGCCGCTCTGTGTGCTCAGATGGAGGAGATCGCTGCTGAGCAGAAACGCTCAATGGATTCGATCAGATCTCACCTAAACACCACTGTGAAGCTGGTGGAGGAGCTGCAGAACACCACAGACATGCAG GTTCCTCCACTCACACAGGAAGAACAAGAAGCCAGAGATTCTCTCTGTTCATCAGTCACTGCCCTGTCCATACAG ATGCCGTCTGAAGCACAAACACTGCAGGAGTCTGACT tgaaggAGCAGCGCAGGGAAGTGAAAGATGTGGAGTTTGACGCTGTTCCACGAAGTGTGAGAGGAAACATCAAGCTCAGTGACCTTAACACCCTGTACACACAGCTGACTGAACACTTCTCAGACAACAG agcaCCTCTGAGTTTACAGAAGATGAAGAAGTTGAACATGAAGGTGAGCGAAGCTGCGATTAAGACGCTGCAGCACCTCGGCCTCGTGGAGCTCAACAAGAAAGACTGCATCTCTCTCACCTCCTCACACTGA
- the mdh2 gene encoding malate dehydrogenase, mitochondrial, translating to MFSRIARPATSLARTLSTSAQNNAKVAVLGASGGIGQPLSLLLKNSPLVSELCLYDIAHTPGVAADLSHIETRAKVTGYIGADQLGAALKGCEVVVIPAGVPRKPGMTRDDLFNTNATIVATLVDACARNCSEAMICVIANPVNSTIPITAEVLKKHGVFNPNRVFGVTTLDIVRANTFVAELKGLDPARVNVPVIGGHAGKTIIPLISQCTPKVDFPADQLSALTGRIQEAGTEVVKAKAGAGSATLSMAYAGARFTFSLLDAMNGKEGVVECAFVRSEETECKYFSTPLLLGKNGIEKNLGLGKISAFEEKLVSEALAELKGSIKKGEDFVANMKL from the exons ATGTTTTCACGAATTGCCCGACCGGCCACCAGCCTCGCGCGGACTTTATCCACAAGCGCTCAG aataatGCCAAGGTGGCAGTCCTGGGAGCATCAGGTGGAATCGGACAGCCGCTCTCCCTCCTGCTGAAGAACAGTCCTCTGGTGAGCGAGCTCTGTCTGTACGATATCGCTCACACACCCGGAGTCGCCGCAGACCTCAGCCACATCGAGACCAGAGCCAAGGTCACGG gttatATTGGAGCTGATCAGCTGGGTGCAGCTCTTAAAGGATGTGAAGTGGTGGTTATTCCTGCTGGAGTTCCCCGTAAACctg GTATGACTCGTGATGATCTGTTCAACACAAACGCCACCATCGTGGCCACTCTGGTTGATGCTTGCGCTCGTAACTGCTCCGAGGCTATGATCTGCGTCATTGCTAATCCT GTAAACTCCACCATCCCCATCACCGCAGAGGTGCTGAAGAAGCACGGTGTGTTTAACCCTAACAGAGTGTTCGGAGTCACCACGCTGGACATCGTCAGAGCAAACACCTTCGTCGCTGAGCTCAAA GGTCTCGATCCGGCTCGTGTCAACGTCCCCGTCATCGGAGGTCACGCTGGAAAAACCATCATCCCTCTGATTTCAcag tgcACTCCTAAAGTGGACTTTCCTGCAGATCAGCTTTCAGCTCTGACTGGGAGAATTCAGGAGGCAGGAACTGAGGTGGTGAAGGCCAAAGCTGGAGCAG gttctGCCACGCTGTCGATGGCCTACGCTGGAGCTCGCTTTACTTTCTCTCTACTTGATGCCATGAATGGAAAAGAGGGAGTGGTGGAATGTGCATTTGTACGATCTGAGGAGACGGAGTGTAAATACTTCTCCACACCTCTCCTGCTCGGg AAAAACGGCATCGAGAAGAACCTGGGTCTGGGGAAGATTTCTGCGTTCGAGGAGAAGCTCGTGTCTGAAGCTCTGGCTGAACTCAAAGGTTCCATCAAGAAAGGAGAGGATTTTGTGGCCAACATGAAGCTGTGA
- the zgc:153345 gene encoding uncharacterized protein zgc:153345 has translation MPALPEERARVLAVVRALKAVGVRVRNWKSFLHGDRTPEQEPPQENFAFGRDLQLLPQRYVADVDGSLPLFLVEVCEYLSQHMHTEGIFRKTGSLSRIRALRTDLEKGEQIFLPPHDARLQPCDVASVLKQFLRELPEPLIAVELQVALCHAQTLEVGASERATLLLTSLLLPGHVRTLRYVCGFLRRVAQRCDENRMEVSSLALVMAPNLLPCSPQTCRLTVHTEKQLEQQAAAVRTLILHAERIGVVPSFVLDTPRAMEVRESTPPLEGALLNKRARLSVYSSLCRQRRRSVGEIFVDAFSKLKSGRTPTAPPLILDTSPEPPLSRSPASQSPTTVKRKASEQEESTPELSGSARKRRSLHDLRADTQSLSSQSADDSTGGPSPQDVTRSDSSRCNVSEKTTQIRVKRKSHRASKQDERVRRRRRSLRFFSMSSSSNGSPALCVTPCHDPETYFSSCKKFHNNKATLRTSDSDSSLKLPLILIEEPGRVVIGSEVEDDPDLLNCSFVENREDASGSECEETSQGRQQQQESEEAHDDEHWVLLDGRNPEVIVKYDVTPEESQGQEVECPKKGDEVKMVEEETKTLYKPKKRKSTSKKRSGPRRSISMPEVALDPHSDEVDEVQQEVGTSETLFNDDMWSTSVSLPLKKSGGKGKEGLRRRYGTLHERKKEKAPDSDIKKANPRLSMADRFRSFSTLASFLRTPAVRLRRQGARRFSRSFSDEAVQEEQQAFLELNNELTDSEEPNEELLPEHSPRRSSFSEDRTLISSSHKSEDDENLQSKDCVMSETLKVEEFNLDKMFDQQCHITETRQEQEKDLDSYWDVQFGGSTPSSQQRASFDSPADSCAFTASETEPLSPQYQTSPCQTFSCLSFDGVFSISSVSEKCSISLDLSPPTFQFRPQGSRRHYRDSPRWPSHEVRMTTWKPLPL, from the exons ATGCCTGCTCTACCGGAGGAGCGGGCGCGCGTGCTGGCGGTGGTGCGCGCGCTGAAAGCGGTCGGTGTTCGCGTGAGGAACTGGAAGAGCTTCCTGCACGGAGACAGAACACCTGAGCAG GAGCCTCCTCAGGAGAACTTTGCCTTCGGGCGAGACCTGCAGCTTCTCCCGCAGCGTTACGTGGCTGATGTGGATGGCTCCTTGCCTCT GTTCTTGGTGGAGGTGTGTGAGTATCTGTCTCAGCACATGCACACTGAGGgcattttcaggaagactgggtCTCTCAGCCGCATCCGAGCTCTCAGg ACGGATCTGGAGAAGGGTGAGCAGATCTTTCTGCCTCCCCATGATGCTCGGCTGCAGCCGTGTGACGTGGCCTCTGTGCTGAAACAGTTCCTGCGTGAGCTTCCTGAGCCGCTGATAGCGGTGGAGCTGCAGGTGGCGCTGTGCCATGCCCAGACACTGGAGGTTGGTGCGAGCGAGAGAGCCACGCTGCTGCTCACGTCTCTGCTCCTTCCGGGACACGTCCGGACCCTGCGCTACGTCTGCGGCTTCCTCAGGCGCGTTGCTCAAAG ATGTGATGAAAACAGAATGGAGGTGAGCAGTTTAGCTCTGGTCATGGCTCCTAACCTGCTGCCGTGTTCACCTCAGACGTGTCGTCTCACCGTTCACACAGAGAAGCAGCTCGAGCAGCAGGCCGCAGCCGTCAGAACCCTGATCCTACATGCTGAGCGTATCG GAGTCGTGCCGTCGTTTGTACTGGACACTCCCAGAGCGATGGAGGTGAGGGAATCCACCCCACCACTAGAGGGAGCTCTACTGAACAAGCGAGCCAGACTGAGTGTGTACAGCAGCCTGTGTAGACAGAGGAGGAGGAGCGTCGGAG aGATATTTGTGGATGCGTTTTCTAAACTAAAGTCCGGTCGGACGCCCACCGCCCCCCCTCTGATCTTAGACACCTCACCAg AACCTCCGCTGTCCAGAAGTCCTGCGTCTCAGTCTCCCACCACTGTGAAGCGCAAAGCCTCGGAGCAGGAGGAGAGCACGCCTGAGCTGAGTGGATCTGCCAGGAAGAG GCGTTCGCTGCACGACCTCCGAGCCGACACGCAGTCCCTCAGCAGCCAGTCTGCAGACG ATTCGACAGGAGGTCCGAGTCCTCAGGACGTGACGAGAAGCGACAGCTCACGCTGCAACGTTTCAGAGAAGACAACTCAGATCCGAGTGAAGAGGAAATCACATCG AGCTTCGAAGCAGGATGAGCGAGTACGCCGCAGGAGGAGATCTCTCCGTTTCTTCTCAATGTCAAGCAGCAGCAACGGCAGTCCT GCGCTCTGTGTGACACCATGCCATGATCCTGAGACGTATTTCAGCTCCTGCAAAAAATTCCACAATAATAAAGCGACTCTGAGGACCTCGGACAGCGACTCGTCCCTGAAACTCCCCTTAATACTGATTGAAGAACCAGGACGAG TGGTGATCGGGAGTGAAGTGGAGGACGATCCTGACCTTCTCAACTGCAGTTTTGTGGAGAATCGTGAAGATGCATCCGGTTCAGAATGCGAGGAAACGTCACAAGGACGTCAGCAGCAGCAGGAGAGCGAGGAAGCGCATGATGACGAACACTGGGTTCTGCTCGACGGTCGAAATCCAGAAGTCATTGTGAAATATGACGTGACTCCTGAAGAAAGCCAGGGACAGGAAGTGGAATGTCCAAAGAAAGGAGATGAAGTTAAGATGGTTGAAGAGGAAACAAAGACACTTTACAAACCCAAAAAGAGGAAAAGCACATCTAAGAAGCGTTCTGGACCACGTCGCTCCATCAGCATGCCCGAGGTGGCATTAGATCCACATTCAGACGAGGTAGATGAAGTTCAGCAGGAAGTTGGAACAAGTGAGACCTTGTTTAATGATGACATGTGGTCTACGTCTGTCAGTCTGCCCCTCAAAAAAtctggaggaaaaggaaaggaagggcTGAGGAGGAGATACGGAACGCTTCATGAGCGGAAGAAGGAGAAAGCGCCTGATTCAGATATAAAAAAGGCAAATCCTCGGCTGTCAATGGCTGACAGGTTCAGGAGCTTCAGCACTCTGGCTTCCTTTCTCCGAACACCGGCGGTTCGTCTGCGCAGACAAGGAGCAAGACGGTTCAGCCGCTCGTTCAGCGATGAAGCCGTTCAGGAGGAACAGCAGGCCTTTCTGGAGCTAAACAACGAACTAACAGACTCTGAGGAACCCAATGAGGAACTGCTTCCAGAACATTCACCAAGACGTTCTTCTTTTTCAGAAGATCGGACTTTAATTAGTTCGTCACACAAATCAGAAGATGATGAAAATCTCCAGAGTAAAGATTGTGTGATGTCAGAAACACTAAAAGTGGAAGAATTTAACCTTGACAAGATGTTTGATCAGCAGTGTCACATCACAGAAACTCGACAGGAGCAGGAGAAAGACTTGGACTCCTACTGGGACGTGCAGTTTGGTGGCTCTACACCATCGAGCCAGCAGAGGGCGTCGTTCGATTCCCCTGCAGACTCGTGTGCTTTCACAGCGTCTGAAACCGAGCCGCTGTCTCCACAGTACCAGACGTCTCCGTGTCAGACCTTCAGCTGCCTGTCGTTTGACGGTGTGTTCTCCATCAGCAGTGTGAGTGAGAAGTGTTCCATCTCCCTTGACCTCTCACCTCCAACCTTCCAGTTCAGGCCTCAGGGCTCCAGGAGGCACTACAGAGACTCTCCACGCTGGCCTTCTCACGAAGTGCGCATGACCACGTGGAAACCTTTACCCCTCTAA